Proteins encoded in a region of the Ptychodera flava strain L36383 chromosome 4, AS_Pfla_20210202, whole genome shotgun sequence genome:
- the LOC139131678 gene encoding 5-hydroxyisourate hydrolase-like gives MSSDRLERIAGHIEVEGRHKLTLHPRDMAGAQSPLTTHVLDTATGKPAANLAIRLLYRRNENEWDLITNGKTNSDGRCPGLLTKEQFPVGVYKMHFDTGAYHQSQNVQGFYPYVEIVFEIRDPSQHYHVPLLLSPFGYSTYRGS, from the exons ATGAGTTCTGACAGATTGGAGAGGATAGCTGGACATATTGAG GTTGAGGGACGGCATAAGCTGACGCTTCATCCAAGAGACATGGCAGGTGCACAGAGCCCCCTGACAACCCATGTTTTAGACACTGCAACAGGAAAACCGGCTGCAAATCTCGCAATAAGACTGCTCTACAGAAGGAATGAAAACGAGTGGGACCTGATAACAAACGG GAAAACAAACAGTGATGGAAGATGTCCAGGTCTGCTGACTAAAGAACAGTTCCCTGTTGGTGTTTATAAAATGCACTTTGATACTGGAGCATACCACCAGTCTCAGAATGTCCAAGGTTTTTACCCGTACGTCGAG ATAGTGTTTGAGATCCGTGATCCAAGCCAACACTACCATGTACCGCTATTGCTGAGTCCATTTGGATACTCTACATACAGGGGAAGTTAA